The DNA region TGAAAGTTCCTACGGCTGCAGTACGCACTGATTTAGGCGCAATATTCACCCTCGGTAAATTCGCTCCCTCCCTGTTACCCTATCTCGGTCAAGTACCTCTATTAACTGGAGCTTTTGACCGAGTTATTAAAGATATTATTACTGATCCTTTTATCTATAATTGGCTCAATTTACTCTGTTTTCTGCTCTCTGGATTGCCTTTAGAACATACTAGCGCTGCTGAAGTGGCTTTTATGTTCGCTGATTGGTATCGTCCTCAAGTGGCTTTAGATTATCCTGTAGGAGGAAGTGGGGCGATCGTCGCTGCTTTGGTGAGAGGATTAGAAAAATACGGGGGAAAATTACGCTTAAATGCTCACGTTAGTGAAATTATCGGAGAAAAACAACGTGCAGTGGGGATAAAATTGCGCAATGGTCAAGAAATTAGAGCTACAAAAGCAGTGATTTCTAACGCTTCGATTTGGAATACTCTAGATTTGTTAGATCCTGCTACCCTACCTAGTGATTATCGACGTCAACGGGCTAATACTCCACCTTGTGATAGCTTTTTACATCTCCATCTCGGTATCGATGCAACTGAGCTCACTCAAAATCTAGGTTGTCATTATATCGTACTCAAAGATTGGCAGTTAACTGCTCCCCAAAATCTGGTAGCTATTTCTATTCCTTCGGTATTAGATCCTAATTTAGCTCCTGTGGGTAAACAGGTCATCCACGTCTATACACCAGCAACCGAACCCTATGATTTATGGGCTAATTTAGATCGTTCTAGTACAGCTTATCAACAACTTAAACAAGAGCGCACAGAGGTGATGTGGCAGGCTCTAGAAAAGATTATACCTGATATTCGCAGTCGTTGTGAGGTAACTTTGGTAGGAACTCCTCTAACTCATGAACGTTTCTTACGTCGTTACCGCGGATCTTATGGACCTGCTTTAAAAGCAGATCAAGGCTCTTTTCCTGGTAATGATACCCCTTTACC from Gloeocapsa sp. DLM2.Bin57 includes:
- a CDS encoding FAD-dependent oxidoreductase, producing the protein MDKTEIVIIGSGVGGLCCGALLAYYGFDVIVCESHSLPGGAAHGFERQGYTFDSGPSLYSGLSYSPSANPLRQVLDAIGEELDWVNYHSWGCFLPEGYFDAEVGSNQFEEILLKLRGESAVQQWRQLLGAIAPLSEAVMKVPTAAVRTDLGAIFTLGKFAPSLLPYLGQVPLLTGAFDRVIKDIITDPFIYNWLNLLCFLLSGLPLEHTSAAEVAFMFADWYRPQVALDYPVGGSGAIVAALVRGLEKYGGKLRLNAHVSEIIGEKQRAVGIKLRNGQEIRATKAVISNASIWNTLDLLDPATLPSDYRRQRANTPPCDSFLHLHLGIDATELTQNLGCHYIVLKDWQLTAPQNLVAISIPSVLDPNLAPVGKQVIHVYTPATEPYDLWANLDRSSTAYQQLKQERTEVMWQALEKIIPDIRSRCEVTLVGTPLTHERFLRRYRGSYGPALKADQGSFPGNDTPLPGLFCCGDSTFPGIGIPAVAASGMILANTLTPVDKHLSLLQAIANYPKIK